One genomic window of Mucilaginibacter sp. SJ includes the following:
- a CDS encoding porin family protein, with product MKKAILLSLSIFLLSVGVSKAQVIPSFSFGLKGGLNYSTFPSNGVFNNDNKAGYQAGAWARIGGLGLIFQPELYYTNKSVTVNNGGVSNKQSFKSFDVPLLVGAKVGALGLGGRFYGGPVLSFTTGRDRDAFNDATALRYKDANYAIQVGAGVDISSLSIDLRYEGGLNKIAYGNDNSHTRVSLFSLAVAYKLFSL from the coding sequence ATGAAAAAAGCAATTTTACTATCCTTATCTATTTTTTTACTGTCAGTCGGCGTTTCAAAAGCCCAGGTAATCCCGAGCTTTTCTTTCGGCCTTAAAGGCGGTTTAAACTATTCAACATTTCCCTCAAACGGAGTTTTTAACAACGATAATAAAGCAGGTTACCAGGCTGGTGCATGGGCACGGATAGGTGGCCTGGGCTTAATTTTTCAACCCGAACTTTATTATACTAATAAAAGCGTAACTGTAAATAATGGAGGTGTTTCAAACAAACAAAGCTTTAAAAGTTTTGATGTTCCATTACTTGTAGGAGCTAAAGTTGGCGCCTTAGGTTTAGGTGGAAGGTTTTATGGTGGGCCAGTACTTTCATTTACAACCGGAAGAGACAGGGATGCATTTAACGATGCAACAGCTTTAAGGTATAAAGATGCCAACTACGCAATACAGGTAGGTGCAGGTGTTGATATCAGCAGCCTGTCTATCGATCTTCGTTACGAAGGAGGTTTAAATAAAATAGCTTATGGTAACGATAATTCACACACACGTGTTAGCTTGTTCAGCCTTGCTGTAGCTTATAAATTGTTCTCATTATAG
- a CDS encoding glycoside hydrolase family 9 protein, whose product MKKRLRTSFYQFLFVLSLIGGNASAQTDTTSRPIRLNQIGFYPAAIKKAVVLSDRGGDFFIQTIQKQTVFTGKLQPSLKPNFAGHIVQSADFSTFSKPGRYVLYVPSAGYSYPFEVKASVHKDVAAAAIKAYYFMRSGTPLPEKYAGKWHRAEGHPDTVVLIHPSAESEGRKAGSIISSPRGWYDAGDYNKYIVNSGITTSTLLSLYEDFPAYMKTVKLSIPEGSNKIPDVLDEVLWNLRWMLTMQDPVDGGVYHKLTNAAFDKFEMPDKDTSPRYVVQKGTAATLDFAAVMAQASRIFKQYPNDLPGLSDSCINAAQKAWTWAGKNPMAAYRQDEMNKKFEPKITTGGYGDNNFTDEFIWAASELAVSTGEVDYLKNIDLLPDGRMPVPTWSQVRLLGYYTLIKNDITGKTVPALPEIKKRLINTADDMIKGVDSNAYQTVMTKSARHFGWGSTSEAANEGVLLIQAYKLSGDKKYLDYALANLDYLLGRNGTGYSFVTGYGTKTPMHPHHRPSATDAIVDPIPGLLVGGPNPGMQDGVTVPSKVPDEAYIDNEHAYAANEIAINWNAPLAYLANALEALQHKLASQIPR is encoded by the coding sequence ATGAAAAAGCGTCTTCGTACATCATTTTATCAATTTTTATTTGTGTTGTCGCTGATAGGAGGCAATGCTTCTGCTCAAACCGATACAACTTCGAGGCCTATCCGACTCAATCAAATAGGCTTTTACCCGGCTGCCATTAAAAAGGCTGTTGTTTTAAGTGACAGAGGGGGCGACTTTTTTATCCAAACCATTCAAAAGCAAACAGTATTTACTGGTAAGCTGCAGCCATCACTTAAACCGAACTTTGCCGGTCATATTGTTCAATCGGCCGACTTTAGTACGTTCAGCAAGCCTGGCAGGTATGTGCTTTATGTCCCATCTGCGGGTTATTCTTATCCCTTTGAAGTTAAGGCCTCGGTTCATAAAGATGTTGCCGCCGCTGCTATTAAAGCTTATTATTTTATGCGATCGGGTACACCCTTGCCCGAAAAGTATGCCGGCAAATGGCACCGGGCCGAAGGTCATCCTGATACTGTTGTACTGATCCATCCATCTGCCGAAAGTGAAGGGCGGAAGGCTGGCTCAATAATCTCATCACCGCGCGGTTGGTATGATGCCGGCGATTATAATAAGTATATAGTAAATAGTGGTATTACCACTAGCACACTGCTTTCTTTATATGAGGATTTTCCCGCCTACATGAAAACAGTTAAGCTTAGTATCCCCGAAGGCAGCAACAAAATTCCGGATGTTTTGGATGAGGTGCTTTGGAACCTGCGTTGGATGCTCACTATGCAGGATCCTGTCGATGGCGGCGTATATCACAAGCTTACCAATGCCGCTTTTGATAAGTTTGAAATGCCTGATAAAGACACATCGCCACGTTATGTGGTACAAAAAGGTACTGCGGCTACGCTTGATTTTGCAGCGGTTATGGCACAAGCGTCCCGCATTTTTAAACAATATCCTAACGACCTACCGGGCTTATCCGATTCATGTATCAATGCTGCTCAAAAAGCCTGGACTTGGGCTGGTAAAAATCCGATGGCGGCATACCGGCAGGATGAGATGAACAAAAAGTTTGAACCGAAGATTACTACAGGGGGGTATGGCGATAATAACTTTACCGACGAGTTTATCTGGGCGGCATCCGAGCTGGCAGTCAGCACCGGTGAGGTTGACTATCTTAAAAATATTGATCTTTTGCCTGATGGCCGGATGCCGGTACCTACATGGTCGCAGGTTAGGCTGTTGGGGTATTATACGCTGATCAAAAATGATATAACAGGGAAAACTGTGCCGGCGTTGCCGGAAATAAAGAAACGGCTTATCAACACTGCCGATGATATGATCAAAGGCGTTGACTCAAACGCTTATCAAACAGTGATGACTAAATCCGCCAGGCATTTTGGCTGGGGCAGCACATCCGAGGCCGCAAACGAAGGAGTTCTGCTTATCCAGGCTTACAAGTTATCGGGCGATAAAAAATACCTGGATTATGCTTTAGCAAATCTTGACTACCTGCTCGGTCGTAACGGCACTGGTTATTCCTTTGTAACAGGGTATGGTACTAAAACGCCAATGCATCCGCACCACAGGCCTTCTGCAACTGACGCTATAGTTGACCCAATACCAGGCCTGCTTGTTGGCGGCCCCAATCCAGGTATGCAAGATGGTGTCACAGTGCCATCAAAAGTGCCCGATGAGGCTTATATTGATAATGAGCACGCTTACGCCGCCAATGAAATAGCCATAAACTGGAATGCCCCGCTGGCTTATCTGGCTAATGCGTTAGAGGCTTTGCAACACAAGTTAGCGAGTCAGATCCCAAGATGA
- a CDS encoding alpha-2-macroglobulin family protein, with the protein MENGYNQFRKRRTLITVVTTIALALLIVYLVAHGHKKTIVDPAFSKYIESYTTGVISKQSPIRIRLANDVQVTHQQNEEITEDLFNFSPAIKGKAIWTDARTIEFRPDEKLDPGKNYTADFKLGKLIEVSDHFEHFKFNFQIIQPDFTVSFVGMQTATSTSNTEMKLTGDVQTADAEDPSAVDKILISNYASPVKINWEHDAAHKNHHFTITGLIRIAGKANPLTIKWDGSSIGVDKKGNQSFEVPAIGDFKVLNIRAVQDNDQYVEVQFSDNILVGQELNGLITINNITDPAYSIDGSLVKVYAPDRLQGDYTISVNEGIKNTLLKRITKGYTANLFFENRLPAVTIPGKGVILPDSGRIMMPFEAINLNAVDVTIIKIYENNVPQYFQSNGFDGSAELRQVGKPIVQKTIRLDNDKGLNLHKKNRFMLDLDQMIRTEPGAIYRVVIGFRRSYSLFNCKVYSGKVQKDNGDSDEGEYYGGEYSDNSSKVSDEDDDFWKRYDNYYPEGYNWQERDDACTDSYYSKQRWATRNIISSNIGLIAKRGNDNSMLIAVTDILSAQPMNNVDLELLDYQKQVIYKTTSDGDGLAKFDLKRKPYLLVAKKGVQRGYLKLDDGSSLPLSRFNVGGEEVQNGLKGFIYGERGVWRPGDSIYTSFILEDKLKTLPADHPVEFELYDPSDKLYRRITQTKSLDGFYSFHTATETSSPTGNWTAKVKVGGATFEKKIKVETIMPNRLKLSLSFGGAAELTKGNNANGKLSAQWLFGGAAQNLKAKVDAYLSAQNTSFKKYKDYVFDDPTLAFNTQVQTVFDGKLSETGTADVDANVNVEKQAPGQLRANFLVKVFEPGGNLSINQVSMPYNVYPGYVGIKTPEGSDLSGMLITDKDHMVDIADVDVNGNALPGSRDVQVELYKVQWRWWWDQTGNEMSNFTQDKYNKLIKTETVNLTNGAGKWKLHINKADWGRYLIKVKDEQTGHSTGKIIYVDWPNWSERLQSTNPTEAAMLSFTSDKPAYKVGDEATLTIPTGEAGRALISFENGSKVLKTTWIDTKKGQTRYTFTVDGTMAPNVFVNVTLLQKHSQTVNDLPIRMYGAIPLQVENPETVLKPIISMPDKIRPETQSAITVSEASGKEMTYTIAIVDEGLLDITNYKTPNPHDTFYAHEALGVKTWDLFDYVIGAFGGGLERILSIGGDGNLGNNKNVSVNRFKPVVKFLGPFHLNAGEKQTQRFILPQYVGSVKAMIVAGHNGAYGIAEKAVAVKKPLMILATLPRVLGPSESIQLPVTVFAMENNVKTVSVQVQSNAFSNLSGNNQKTLTFDKPGDQMVTFDLNVKDFVGVGKVKIIAKSGSETAAYDVDLNVRNPNPPVTRIIQKELAPGEAWNTDYQPVGINGTNKATLEVAYIPPLNLSKRLDYLIEYPHGCVEQTTSSAFPQLYLNQLLDLSPKQRAETDRNIKATINRLNGFQVQGGGLSYWPYGGEADEWGTNYAGHFMLAAQAKGFSMPIGFIDRWRKYQKEKALSWAPRKQPYYYEDDLTQAYRLYLLALTRSPEMGAMNRLREFALLSDAAAWRLAAAYKLAGQPEVGLRMIAKLSTTVKPYNSLYGTYGSDLRDQAMILETLTLLGQKQKAAGLVHTVAARLSQDDWYSTQTTAYSLIALAQFYGQNKPAGKLEFNYAAGSAKTTISTSSYLWQGALAGNGGKVYFKNNSNNKLYIRLIQKGQPSSGQDTKSIINPDVLQMRVGYFSLKGKPIDPSSLKQGTDFVAQVNIKNPGKRGRYDNLALTQIFPSGWEILNTRLLGDEAFKSSPSDYRDIRDDRVNTYFSLYEGQESTYYVMLNAAYTGKYYLPAVYCEAMYNNQISSLLKGQWVEVMK; encoded by the coding sequence ATGGAAAACGGATACAATCAATTCCGCAAACGCCGAACCTTAATCACTGTTGTCACTACCATTGCTCTTGCATTACTCATCGTATACCTGGTAGCTCATGGCCATAAAAAAACAATAGTTGATCCTGCTTTCAGCAAGTATATCGAGTCGTATACAACTGGTGTTATTTCCAAACAGAGCCCCATTCGCATCAGGCTGGCCAATGACGTGCAGGTAACGCACCAACAAAATGAGGAAATAACCGAAGATCTTTTCAACTTTTCACCGGCTATAAAAGGAAAGGCTATCTGGACGGATGCACGAACCATCGAGTTCAGGCCCGATGAAAAGCTCGACCCCGGTAAAAACTATACTGCCGATTTTAAATTGGGCAAGCTTATTGAAGTGTCGGATCATTTTGAGCACTTTAAATTTAATTTCCAGATTATTCAGCCCGATTTTACGGTTTCATTTGTTGGCATGCAAACTGCAACCAGCACTTCAAACACCGAAATGAAACTGACTGGCGATGTACAAACAGCCGATGCAGAAGATCCATCGGCTGTTGATAAGATCCTCATATCCAACTACGCATCTCCGGTAAAAATAAACTGGGAGCATGACGCTGCCCACAAAAACCATCATTTTACCATAACCGGCTTAATCCGTATTGCAGGCAAAGCCAATCCACTTACTATTAAGTGGGATGGCAGCAGCATTGGCGTAGATAAAAAAGGTAACCAGAGTTTTGAAGTGCCCGCCATTGGCGATTTTAAGGTACTGAATATCCGCGCTGTGCAGGACAATGATCAGTATGTTGAAGTACAGTTTTCGGATAACATTTTGGTTGGCCAGGAGCTTAACGGGCTTATCACAATCAATAATATAACTGATCCTGCTTATAGCATAGATGGCAGCCTGGTCAAAGTTTACGCACCTGATCGTTTGCAGGGGGATTACACCATATCTGTGAACGAAGGCATTAAAAACACGCTCCTTAAAAGGATCACGAAGGGTTATACCGCTAATTTATTCTTTGAAAATCGTTTGCCTGCAGTTACTATCCCCGGCAAGGGTGTGATCCTCCCCGATTCGGGCCGCATTATGATGCCGTTTGAAGCAATTAACCTGAACGCGGTTGATGTCACCATCATCAAGATCTACGAAAACAACGTACCTCAATACTTTCAAAGCAATGGTTTTGACGGCAGTGCCGAATTAAGGCAGGTTGGTAAGCCCATAGTGCAAAAAACTATCCGCCTGGATAATGATAAAGGTCTTAACCTGCACAAGAAAAACCGCTTTATGCTTGATCTTGACCAGATGATCCGAACTGAACCCGGCGCTATCTATCGCGTGGTAATCGGTTTCAGGCGGTCGTACTCGTTGTTCAACTGCAAGGTTTATAGCGGTAAAGTTCAAAAAGATAACGGTGATAGTGACGAAGGCGAATACTATGGCGGTGAATACAGCGACAATTCATCAAAAGTAAGCGACGAGGACGACGACTTTTGGAAGCGCTATGATAATTACTATCCCGAAGGCTACAACTGGCAGGAACGCGACGATGCGTGCACAGATTCGTATTATAGCAAGCAGCGCTGGGCTACCCGAAACATCATATCCTCAAACATTGGTCTTATTGCCAAACGTGGCAATGATAACAGTATGCTGATAGCTGTTACTGATATACTTAGTGCCCAGCCGATGAATAACGTGGATTTGGAATTACTTGACTACCAAAAACAGGTGATTTACAAAACAACCAGCGACGGCGATGGGCTTGCCAAATTCGACCTGAAGCGTAAACCGTACCTGTTGGTAGCCAAAAAAGGCGTACAGCGCGGTTACCTAAAGCTGGATGACGGAAGCTCTTTACCTCTGTCAAGATTTAACGTTGGCGGTGAAGAAGTGCAGAATGGCCTCAAAGGATTTATTTATGGCGAACGCGGCGTTTGGCGCCCTGGTGATTCTATTTATACATCCTTTATTCTGGAGGATAAATTAAAAACTCTTCCTGCCGATCACCCTGTTGAGTTTGAATTATATGATCCGAGTGATAAGCTTTACAGGCGCATTACCCAAACCAAAAGCTTAGATGGATTTTACAGTTTCCATACAGCGACGGAAACCTCGTCCCCTACTGGTAACTGGACAGCTAAGGTTAAAGTTGGAGGCGCTACTTTTGAGAAAAAAATAAAGGTTGAAACCATAATGCCTAACCGGCTTAAGCTTAGCTTGTCTTTCGGCGGGGCTGCTGAATTGACCAAAGGAAACAACGCCAATGGAAAACTAAGCGCACAATGGCTTTTTGGTGGTGCGGCCCAAAACTTAAAAGCCAAAGTTGATGCTTATTTATCGGCACAGAATACCAGCTTCAAAAAATATAAGGATTATGTTTTTGATGATCCTACACTGGCTTTTAATACGCAGGTTCAAACCGTTTTTGATGGCAAACTAAGCGAAACAGGTACGGCCGATGTTGACGCCAATGTAAATGTGGAGAAACAGGCCCCTGGTCAGCTTCGTGCGAATTTCCTGGTTAAGGTATTTGAGCCGGGCGGTAATTTAAGCATCAACCAGGTGAGCATGCCTTATAACGTTTACCCAGGCTACGTAGGGATCAAGACACCTGAAGGCAGTGACCTTTCGGGCATGTTGATTACCGATAAAGATCATATGGTTGATATTGCCGATGTGGACGTGAATGGAAACGCCCTGCCGGGTAGCCGCGACGTGCAGGTTGAACTATACAAGGTACAATGGCGCTGGTGGTGGGACCAAACCGGTAATGAAATGAGCAACTTTACCCAGGATAAATACAACAAACTCATTAAAACCGAAACCGTAAATCTGACCAACGGCGCAGGCAAATGGAAGCTGCATATTAACAAAGCCGACTGGGGCCGGTACCTTATTAAAGTTAAAGATGAACAAACCGGACATTCAACAGGTAAGATCATTTATGTGGATTGGCCAAACTGGTCGGAAAGGTTACAATCCACCAATCCTACCGAGGCCGCAATGTTATCTTTCACTTCAGATAAACCTGCTTATAAAGTTGGCGATGAGGCAACTTTGACCATTCCAACAGGGGAAGCTGGTCGAGCACTGATTAGTTTTGAAAACGGCAGCAAGGTTTTAAAAACAACCTGGATAGATACGAAAAAGGGACAAACCCGATATACATTTACTGTTGATGGAACAATGGCACCGAACGTTTTTGTTAACGTTACCCTGCTTCAAAAACATTCGCAAACGGTTAATGACCTTCCTATCCGCATGTATGGCGCCATTCCGCTGCAGGTCGAAAATCCAGAAACGGTCCTGAAACCGATCATCAGCATGCCTGATAAGATCAGGCCGGAAACACAGTCGGCCATTACCGTATCCGAAGCATCGGGCAAGGAAATGACCTATACCATTGCAATTGTTGATGAAGGCCTGCTTGATATCACCAATTACAAAACGCCGAATCCACATGATACCTTTTATGCTCATGAAGCTTTAGGCGTAAAAACCTGGGACCTGTTTGACTATGTGATAGGCGCGTTTGGCGGAGGGCTGGAGCGAATTTTAAGCATAGGAGGAGATGGGAATCTCGGCAACAACAAAAACGTGTCTGTAAACCGTTTTAAACCTGTTGTAAAATTCCTTGGGCCTTTCCACCTCAATGCCGGCGAAAAGCAAACACAACGCTTTATATTGCCTCAATACGTGGGTTCTGTTAAAGCCATGATAGTAGCCGGGCACAACGGTGCTTATGGTATAGCTGAAAAAGCGGTAGCAGTTAAAAAGCCGCTGATGATTTTGGCAACCCTGCCCCGAGTTCTCGGCCCGTCCGAAAGCATTCAGTTGCCGGTTACTGTGTTTGCTATGGAAAACAATGTCAAAACCGTTAGCGTGCAGGTACAAAGCAATGCTTTCAGCAATCTTAGCGGCAATAACCAAAAGACGCTGACTTTTGACAAGCCCGGTGACCAAATGGTAACTTTTGATTTAAATGTTAAGGATTTTGTTGGCGTAGGCAAGGTAAAAATAATTGCCAAAAGCGGTTCAGAAACAGCGGCTTATGATGTTGATCTTAATGTGCGAAATCCTAACCCGCCGGTTACCCGCATTATTCAGAAAGAGCTTGCGCCGGGCGAAGCATGGAACACCGATTATCAACCGGTTGGCATCAACGGCACTAATAAAGCCACGCTCGAAGTAGCTTATATCCCGCCGCTCAACCTTTCAAAACGTTTGGATTACCTAATCGAATATCCGCATGGTTGTGTGGAACAAACCACGTCATCAGCTTTCCCCCAGTTATACCTGAACCAGTTGCTCGACCTTTCACCAAAACAAAGGGCCGAAACTGACCGGAATATTAAAGCCACCATTAACAGGCTCAATGGCTTCCAGGTACAGGGGGGTGGCTTAAGCTACTGGCCTTACGGCGGCGAAGCCGATGAGTGGGGAACCAATTATGCCGGGCATTTCATGTTAGCGGCACAAGCAAAAGGCTTCAGCATGCCGATCGGCTTTATTGACCGCTGGAGAAAGTATCAAAAAGAAAAAGCCCTGAGCTGGGCACCACGCAAGCAGCCATATTATTATGAAGATGACCTTACTCAGGCCTATCGTTTATACCTGCTGGCCCTCACCCGCTCACCCGAAATGGGCGCAATGAACCGGCTGCGTGAGTTTGCTTTGCTGAGTGATGCAGCTGCATGGCGCCTTGCTGCTGCCTATAAACTTGCCGGGCAACCCGAAGTTGGCCTGAGGATGATAGCAAAATTATCCACCACCGTTAAGCCATACAATAGCCTCTACGGCACCTATGGCTCCGATTTAAGGGATCAGGCTATGATACTGGAAACTCTTACCCTATTGGGCCAAAAACAAAAAGCAGCCGGCCTGGTACATACAGTTGCCGCACGTTTATCACAGGACGATTGGTACAGCACCCAAACTACAGCATACTCGCTGATAGCATTGGCGCAATTCTATGGTCAAAACAAACCTGCCGGTAAACTTGAATTTAACTATGCAGCAGGAAGCGCTAAAACAACCATCAGTACAAGTTCGTATTTATGGCAGGGAGCACTGGCAGGCAATGGTGGTAAAGTTTACTTCAAAAACAACAGCAACAATAAACTGTATATTAGGCTGATACAAAAAGGACAACCATCATCAGGGCAGGATACCAAATCAATTATTAATCCGGATGTATTGCAAATGCGCGTTGGCTATTTCTCGCTTAAAGGCAAGCCAATAGATCCATCCTCGTTAAAACAAGGAACTGATTTTGTGGCGCAGGTAAACATCAAAAATCCGGGCAAACGCGGCAGGTATGATAATCTCGCCCTCACCCAAATCTTCCCTTCGGGTTGGGAAATCTTAAACACGCGGCTGCTCGGTGATGAAGCATTCAAATCATCCCCTTCTGATTACCGCGACATCCGTGATGACAGGGTTAATACTTATTTCAGTTTATACGAAGGGCAGGAATCAACCTATTATGTAATGCTTAATGCAGCATACACCGGTAAATACTATTTACCGGCGGTTTACTGCGAGGCGATGTATAATAACCAGATCAGCAGCTTATTGAAAGGACAATGGGTTGAGGTGATGAAGTAA
- a CDS encoding ABC transporter ATP-binding protein encodes MLSLQHISKYFQVGGNRNIILNDLSLEVDEGEFISIMGPSGSGKSTLLNIIGMLDEPSDGYHYFEGHAVHQLKEKQRSALYKQYIGFVFQAYHLIDELTVYENIETPLIYQDFKSAERKAMVADMLDRFNIVGKKDLFPAQLSGGQQQLVGIARALIAKPKLLLADEPTGNLNSKQGEEIMELFRKLNKEDGVTIIQVTHSEKNAEYGSRIIDLLDGRIDSSRKL; translated from the coding sequence ATGTTATCACTGCAGCATATTTCAAAGTATTTCCAGGTAGGGGGCAACAGAAACATCATCCTCAATGATCTTAGCCTTGAGGTTGACGAGGGCGAATTTATTTCGATCATGGGTCCTTCAGGTTCGGGCAAATCAACGTTGCTTAATATCATAGGTATGCTCGACGAACCATCAGACGGTTATCATTATTTTGAAGGGCATGCGGTGCATCAGCTCAAAGAAAAACAACGTTCGGCTTTGTACAAGCAGTACATCGGTTTCGTTTTCCAGGCTTACCATTTAATTGATGAGCTTACCGTTTACGAAAATATTGAAACCCCACTTATTTACCAGGATTTTAAAAGTGCCGAGCGTAAAGCCATGGTTGCCGATATGCTCGATCGTTTTAACATCGTTGGTAAAAAAGATCTTTTCCCGGCGCAGTTATCGGGCGGGCAGCAGCAGCTTGTAGGCATAGCCCGCGCGCTTATTGCCAAACCCAAATTGTTATTAGCCGATGAACCAACCGGTAACCTCAACTCAAAACAAGGGGAGGAAATCATGGAACTGTTCCGGAAGCTGAATAAGGAAGATGGCGTAACTATTATACAAGTTACCCACTCCGAAAAAAATGCCGAATACGGTTCGCGCATTATCGATCTGCTGGATGGCAGGATCGATTCATCAAGAAAACTCTGA
- a CDS encoding TolC family protein: MRYYKLLFLGLVTLSSAKAFGQSDTSLSLQKCIDIAIKNNLDVKQSELKAQSARIDFMQAKENMLPTLNANINHGINQGRNINPFTNTYVNQSLTYGNYSLESNLTLFGGLQNVNAIKQTSLAYQAGKMDLQQAKDLVTINVITAYLLVLDNTELLAQVKNQVDVSAKQVERLTVLEKDGANKLPSDLYDLQGTLGDNKLNVVAANSALESAKLSLLQILNIPYNKNIVLQPINAQDVANQTVLSSDQVYDTALQQLALVKAATLRRQSAEKAVSVAKGALLPNVSLYGGLYTNYSSAAQSSVFTDSSTVNTGNFINTPGGKQPVLTTQANYVNKDIGYYDQFKNNYSTQFGVSLKIPILNYFQNHNKVAKAKIDLLNYKYIEENTKIKLKQDVEQAYLNMTSAYNRYTVLLEQVKAYAESFRTAEIRFNAGVLTSVDYVVAKNNLDKSKINMINARYDCYIYNKILDYYQGKLAL, from the coding sequence ATGCGATACTATAAATTACTATTTCTCGGTCTTGTTACGTTGTCGTCGGCAAAAGCGTTTGGCCAATCTGATACATCACTTTCGTTGCAGAAATGCATTGATATTGCTATAAAAAATAACCTTGATGTAAAGCAAAGCGAATTAAAGGCCCAAAGTGCCCGCATTGATTTTATGCAGGCTAAAGAAAATATGCTGCCAACTTTAAATGCTAATATAAACCACGGTATAAACCAGGGGCGTAATATTAACCCCTTTACAAATACCTATGTAAATCAGTCATTAACTTATGGTAACTATAGCCTCGAGTCGAACCTTACGCTTTTTGGCGGCTTGCAAAACGTAAATGCTATTAAGCAAACTTCGCTGGCTTACCAGGCCGGTAAAATGGATTTGCAGCAGGCCAAGGATCTGGTTACTATTAATGTGATTACTGCTTATTTGCTTGTACTGGATAACACAGAATTGTTGGCGCAGGTTAAAAACCAGGTTGATGTTTCAGCAAAGCAGGTTGAAAGGCTAACTGTTTTAGAAAAGGACGGCGCTAATAAATTACCGTCCGATCTTTATGATTTGCAGGGTACGCTGGGCGATAATAAGCTGAATGTTGTTGCGGCCAACAGCGCGTTGGAAAGTGCCAAACTGAGCTTATTACAAATACTTAATATCCCGTATAATAAAAATATTGTGCTGCAGCCTATTAATGCGCAGGACGTTGCAAATCAAACTGTGCTCTCGTCCGACCAGGTTTACGATACAGCGTTACAGCAACTGGCCCTGGTTAAAGCCGCCACGCTTCGCCGTCAAAGTGCCGAAAAAGCTGTTAGCGTAGCTAAAGGGGCTTTGCTGCCAAATGTTTCGTTATATGGTGGTTTGTATACCAATTATTCAAGCGCAGCGCAAAGCTCAGTGTTCACCGACTCATCGACCGTAAATACCGGTAACTTTATAAATACACCAGGCGGTAAGCAACCAGTTTTAACTACGCAGGCCAATTATGTAAATAAAGATATCGGCTACTATGACCAGTTTAAAAATAATTACAGTACACAGTTTGGTGTAAGTCTGAAGATCCCGATCTTAAATTATTTTCAAAATCATAATAAAGTAGCCAAAGCAAAGATCGATTTGCTCAATTATAAGTACATAGAAGAAAATACTAAAATTAAACTGAAACAAGATGTTGAACAGGCTTATCTTAACATGACGTCGGCCTATAACAGGTATACTGTGCTGCTTGAGCAGGTTAAAGCTTATGCCGAGTCATTTCGTACTGCCGAAATACGGTTCAATGCAGGTGTTTTAACTTCCGTTGATTATGTAGTAGCGAAAAATAACCTTGATAAATCAAAGATAAACATGATCAATGCCCGCTATGACTGTTACATTTATAACAAAATCCTTGATTATTACCAGGGCAAATTAGCGTTGTAA